The genomic interval GCACTAACGTTTGTTGCTGTGCGTCTTCATCCGTTTTACGGATTCTTACCAAGGCATAAAAAGTAGGCAAAAATGCCTTATAGCGCCATTCAAAGCCGCAAAGCAAAAAAGCCAACTCCTTCTTTTTCTGAAAAAAGGGCTGATTCTGAAGAATCAAAACGTAAACGCTTTTTTCGAAAAAATACGTCATTGACTTTTTTCGAGCTTTACTTCTGGAATGGCGCTGATGCTTCGAGTTAACAATCATTGTAAATTGTAGCGAATAATCTTAAAATTCGATTTCAAAGAAGATTTAATGATAAAAAATTAGATGCTTATTTTCGAAAGTTACAGGATAATGGCCCTTTTCAACCCCAAATTATCTTCCGATTTAGAATCATTCTATAAATCAAGGAGGTTTAAAAAAAATTTAATTGATTGGAAAATTTTATCTGCGGACAAAATCCCAATTACACGACAGAGAAATTTCAACTTCGAAGGGATTATCTTTATCCGTCCTAAAAATGTCTTCTGAAAGAAAAAGCCTTTCATTTCTGTTACTGAACTAGGAAAGTGGCATAAACCACAGCGTTTGTAAAACTGCTGGGGTTTTCCATTTGAGGTCCTGACCTCGTCTTTCCTTTGATCAGTCAGAAATGGAAGGCTGCTCGAAAGTCGTAATTGGGATGAAGGCGTTTTTGCTTACTTTTTTGGCCTTGGAAAAAAGTAAGAAGATTGTGGTTTAGATGTAGTTTTTATTTGATAACGATGATTCCGGAAGGAGAAACCTTATTTTCATTTAATTCCTACCTTTGTCGAAAATCAAAAAATATGCGTTCCATTATTGAAGCTGCTTGGGAAAACCGGGCATTGTTAGATCAGGCAGAAACTCGTCAGGCAATTGAACATGTGATTGAAGATATCGACAAAGGAAGATTGCGTGTTGCTGAACCAACCGACGATGGAACTTGGCAAGTAAACGAGTGGGTGAAGAAAGCGGTTGTGATGTATTTCCCGATTCGCCAAATGGAAACGATTGAAGTGGGTCCGTTCGAGTTTCACGATAAAATGGCTTTGAAGAAAAACTATGCTGAATTAGGTGTTCGTGTTGTTCCACATGCAATTGCGCGTTACGGTGCGTTTGTTGCGCCAGGAGTAATCATGATGCCTTCTTACATAAACATTGGAGCATACGTAGATTCAGGAACAATGGTTGACACGTGGGCAACGGTAGGATCTTGTGCGCAAATTGGTAAAAACGTACACTTAAGCGGTGGTGTTGGAATTGGCGGCGTGTTGGAACCTTTGCAAGCTGCACCCGTGATTATTGAAGACCATGCATTTATTGGCTCGCGCTGCATCGTTGTGGAAGGCGTGCGAGTTGGAAAAGAAGCTGTTTTGGGAGCAAATGTGTGTTTGACGATGTCGACAAAAATCATTGATGTTACCGGACCAGAACCCGTTGAAATGAAAGGATATGTTCCAGAACGTTCGGTGGTGATTCCAGGAACGTACACGAAATCATTCCCAGCGGGAGATTTTCAAGTGCCATGCGCATTGATTATCGGAAAACGCAAAGCTTCTACGGATTTGAAAACCAGTTTGAATGATGCGCTGAGAGAACATAACGTTGCGGTTTAAGAGAGAATTACGAATTACGAATTACGAATTACGAATTACGAATTACGAATTACGAATTACGAATTACTAATTACGAATTACTAATTACTTATAAATTGAATAAAACTAGAAAATCCTGCTTGTGAGTAACGAGCGGGATTTTTCGTTTGTTCTAGCGGGATGAGGAGTTAGCAAATTAGTAAAATTACTAACAGTTTTTTCCAGTAAAAAAGCAAGGCTGGTATTCGGAAATTTGAATAATACTTCCCAAATGAATGACTCCAAACGGAGCAAATGAATACAACTTGAATTCGAATAAATCATTCGCCTCCTAGTTGGAATTTAAAAATAACGAGCGGGATTTTTTCGTTTATTCTAGCGGGATGAGGAGTTAGCAAGTTAGTAAAATTACTAACAGTTTTTTTCAGTAAAAACGCAAGGGTGGTATTCGGAAATTTGAAAAGTACCTTCCAAAAAATACAACTTAAATTCGAATAATTCATTCGCCTCCTCGTTGGAATTAAAAAT from Fluviicola taffensis DSM 16823 carries:
- a CDS encoding 2,3,4,5-tetrahydropyridine-2,6-dicarboxylate N-succinyltransferase, whose protein sequence is MRSIIEAAWENRALLDQAETRQAIEHVIEDIDKGRLRVAEPTDDGTWQVNEWVKKAVVMYFPIRQMETIEVGPFEFHDKMALKKNYAELGVRVVPHAIARYGAFVAPGVIMMPSYINIGAYVDSGTMVDTWATVGSCAQIGKNVHLSGGVGIGGVLEPLQAAPVIIEDHAFIGSRCIVVEGVRVGKEAVLGANVCLTMSTKIIDVTGPEPVEMKGYVPERSVVIPGTYTKSFPAGDFQVPCALIIGKRKASTDLKTSLNDALREHNVAV